The following proteins are encoded in a genomic region of Synechococcus sp. ROS8604:
- a CDS encoding SWIM zinc finger family protein, protein MSITPPSGINTSISDDGLSQQPWWVEQWMELINSYRFKKRLERAWAYAREGHVTSIRFEGRRVHARVQGTDEDPYKVKLWLDVLKDEDWRYVLEALTMKARWSAQLLAGIMPADIERAFAASGRRLFPFKLQEVRSECSCPDKANPCKHISAVYFLMGERFSEDPFVLFQLRGRTRAKLLEDLAAHRLQALQTIAESANNEEEEPLALDASSSELNPPHPAVLDPTLWWRYDAGLDGDLVVITPAMEGDTGLDAAGELPLAEEPRFPEARPRFLQHLRDQSQTMAQQAMLEAMAAGK, encoded by the coding sequence ATGAGCATCACCCCACCAAGCGGGATTAACACCTCGATCAGTGACGACGGCCTATCCCAGCAACCCTGGTGGGTTGAGCAGTGGATGGAGCTCATCAATTCCTACCGCTTTAAAAAGCGCTTGGAACGGGCCTGGGCCTACGCGCGAGAAGGTCATGTGACCTCCATTCGCTTCGAAGGCAGGCGGGTGCATGCCCGCGTCCAAGGCACAGACGAAGACCCCTACAAGGTGAAGCTCTGGCTCGACGTTCTGAAAGATGAGGACTGGCGCTACGTGCTCGAAGCGCTCACGATGAAGGCCCGCTGGTCCGCTCAACTCTTGGCCGGGATCATGCCAGCCGACATCGAACGGGCCTTCGCTGCCAGTGGTCGGCGTCTGTTCCCGTTCAAGCTTCAAGAGGTGAGGAGCGAATGCAGCTGTCCAGACAAAGCCAATCCTTGTAAGCACATCAGCGCCGTTTACTTCTTGATGGGAGAACGGTTCAGTGAAGATCCGTTTGTGCTGTTCCAGCTGCGCGGTCGCACGCGAGCCAAGTTGCTGGAAGACCTGGCCGCCCATCGCCTTCAGGCACTCCAAACGATTGCTGAGAGCGCCAACAACGAAGAAGAAGAACCGCTTGCGCTCGACGCGAGCAGCAGCGAACTCAATCCTCCCCATCCTGCGGTTCTGGATCCAACGCTCTGGTGGCGCTATGACGCTGGCCTCGACGGAGACCTGGTGGTGATCACCCCAGCCATGGAAGGGGACACGGGACTGGACGCGGCGGGAGAACTGCCTCTGGCAGAAGAGCCCCGCTTCCCGGAGGCCCGCCCCCGTTTCTTGCAGCACCTGCGCGACCAGAGCCAAACCATGGCGCAACAGGCCATGTTGGAGGCGATGGCAGCGGGGAAATAG
- a CDS encoding MEKHLA domain-containing protein, which translates to MTGMIPSTSAPWLRPETQALSQRLLISYQRAFAQHLLVCDQEVQFQRTAAQELFANPMAVLAHDHRADPLLTYANSTALRLWGHRWQTMVGMPSRLTAEENARSERARALQQAHQRAGFRGYGGIRVNHEGRRFMIHNAQIWPLWNEQNEVCGQAAAFSSWWWL; encoded by the coding sequence ATGACGGGCATGATTCCAAGCACCAGCGCTCCCTGGTTGAGACCCGAGACCCAGGCGTTAAGCCAGCGCTTGCTGATCTCCTATCAACGAGCTTTTGCGCAACATCTCCTGGTGTGTGATCAGGAAGTCCAGTTCCAGCGCACAGCAGCGCAAGAGCTGTTCGCGAATCCCATGGCCGTCCTAGCCCATGACCATAGGGCTGACCCGTTGCTGACCTATGCCAACAGCACAGCTCTGCGGCTCTGGGGGCACCGTTGGCAGACCATGGTGGGCATGCCCTCCAGGCTGACGGCTGAAGAGAATGCGCGAAGCGAGCGTGCACGCGCCCTTCAGCAAGCCCATCAACGAGCTGGCTTCAGGGGCTATGGCGGGATTCGCGTGAATCATGAGGGCCGACGTTTCATGATTCACAACGCTCAGATTTGGCCCCTATGGAATGAACAGAATGAAGTCTGCGGCCAAGCCGCTGCTTTTTCCAGCTGGTGGTGGCTTTAA
- a CDS encoding NRAMP family divalent metal transporter translates to MTTSAARSFAGLRQSLGPGILMAGACIGGSHLMSSTTAGARFGFALLGLILLTNLVKYPFLRVGTRFTAATGLTLLEGFQRRNRLYLPLYLLVSLVTGTLTIAAVSFVAGLLLTNVPMLANFNTFGLAIAVLAVSGLILLFGHYRVLDRLSKVLVVLLTILSGVAAMTLLFRGPVGDVAATWLGTTPSPWTAANLAFLIPLMGWMPGPVEMCVWPSLWMFSRAVDSHHQATFKEAEFDFNLGYVVTVVTATLFVILGAYTMYGTGEGMFAGSGVSFAQNLIRLYTEAMGGWAAWVIVPAAFAAMFGTSLVCLDAYPRSISAIQGLLQGSDRGDLASAPQQRRLTVWLVLHLFAALVALLFAFSGGIGVKDFVFGAMTGSFLTAPVFAWMAMDTMNSDLVAVEHRDGPAMQVLTWFGLAFLTGFSLLFIGWSAFGWGA, encoded by the coding sequence ATGACTACCTCCGCCGCACGTTCATTCGCTGGTTTGAGGCAGAGTCTAGGTCCGGGCATTTTGATGGCGGGAGCCTGTATTGGCGGGTCTCATTTGATGTCATCCACAACGGCTGGGGCAAGGTTTGGTTTTGCGTTGTTGGGCCTGATCCTGCTCACCAATTTGGTGAAGTATCCATTCCTGCGGGTAGGCACTCGCTTCACTGCCGCCACAGGATTGACGTTGTTGGAGGGCTTCCAGCGTCGTAATCGCCTCTATCTTCCGCTTTATCTTTTGGTCAGCTTGGTGACCGGAACGCTCACGATTGCGGCAGTCAGCTTTGTGGCTGGGCTCTTGCTGACCAATGTGCCGATGTTGGCGAATTTCAATACTTTTGGCTTGGCCATCGCCGTGCTGGCGGTGAGTGGTCTGATCCTTCTATTTGGCCACTACCGGGTGCTGGATCGTCTTTCGAAAGTGCTGGTTGTTTTGTTGACCATCCTTTCTGGAGTGGCAGCAATGACGCTCTTGTTCCGAGGCCCTGTTGGGGATGTGGCAGCGACCTGGTTGGGCACGACTCCCTCTCCCTGGACCGCAGCAAATTTGGCGTTCTTGATCCCTTTAATGGGTTGGATGCCCGGTCCTGTTGAGATGTGCGTTTGGCCGTCGTTGTGGATGTTCTCTCGCGCTGTAGATAGCCATCATCAAGCCACGTTTAAGGAAGCCGAATTTGATTTCAACCTTGGCTATGTGGTCACTGTTGTCACAGCAACCCTCTTTGTGATTTTGGGGGCTTACACGATGTATGGAACCGGGGAGGGAATGTTTGCCGGAAGTGGGGTGTCTTTTGCTCAGAACCTCATTCGTCTCTACACCGAAGCGATGGGTGGCTGGGCTGCTTGGGTGATTGTGCCGGCGGCCTTTGCGGCAATGTTTGGCACCTCGCTTGTCTGTTTAGATGCCTATCCACGCAGTATTTCTGCGATCCAAGGCTTGCTTCAGGGCTCCGATCGAGGGGATTTGGCCTCGGCTCCTCAGCAGCGTCGGCTCACTGTTTGGTTAGTTCTTCATCTCTTCGCTGCATTGGTGGCCCTGCTATTTGCCTTCAGCGGTGGGATTGGAGTGAAAGATTTTGTGTTTGGTGCAATGACAGGAAGCTTTCTGACAGCTCCGGTCTTTGCCTGGATGGCCATGGACACGATGAACAGTGACTTGGTGGCTGTGGAGCATCGCGATGGTCCTGCGATGCAAGTACTCACTTGGTTTGGCCTGGCCTTTTTGACAGGCTTTAGCTTGCTGTTTATCGGTTGGTCGGCGTTTGGTTGGGGTGCCTGA
- a CDS encoding Hsp20/alpha crystallin family protein, whose protein sequence is MITLRTSPFDLLDRLEQQVSQAERVPAAEVIETNASYTVRLELPGVDHDSIDVKATDRSLVISAERPPTIPAAANPTPPEANANAEADANAEADAQQLLSEFRTGTWSRSFRFAKPLDRDQLEASYRDGILEIRAAKSDNRTTVSVKVES, encoded by the coding sequence ATGATTACCCTTCGCACATCACCCTTCGATTTACTGGATCGCCTTGAGCAGCAAGTTTCACAAGCTGAGCGCGTTCCTGCTGCCGAAGTCATCGAAACCAACGCCAGCTACACCGTGCGGCTGGAACTACCAGGCGTTGACCACGATTCCATTGATGTCAAAGCCACGGATCGTTCGCTGGTGATCAGCGCTGAACGGCCACCAACCATTCCCGCGGCAGCCAACCCAACCCCTCCCGAAGCAAACGCAAATGCAGAAGCCGACGCAAACGCAGAAGCAGACGCGCAGCAATTGCTGAGTGAGTTCCGAACCGGAACATGGAGCCGCAGTTTTCGTTTCGCCAAGCCGCTCGATCGCGACCAATTAGAAGCCTCCTATCGCGACGGCATTCTTGAGATCAGGGCCGCAAAAAGCGACAACCGCACCACCGTGTCGGTGAAGGTAGAAAGCTGA
- a CDS encoding TRAP transporter substrate-binding protein, translated as MQRRQLLLCGGQAAAAAASAAALSACTIRRAEESRASGLPQVRWRMATSWPISLDTIYGGAVTICQRVEEMSGGAFRIEPFAAGEIVPGLEVLDAVQARSVECGHTASYYYIGKNPAFAFGTAVPFGLSAQQQNTWLYYGGGNEDMNALFADFGTMSLPAGNTGGQLGGWFKKPIQNLASLQGLKMRIPGLGGKVMAKLGVNVQVLPGGEIYLALERGTIDAAEFTGPYDDEKLGLAKAAKHYYYPGWWEPGPTLMALVNRKAWSDLPKEYQAMFSTACYEANLGMLSDYEWRNSEALQRITRQGIKLERYSDDILKAARSASAEIFQELADADAGFKALLERWRLFRRDTRRWNNINELPLAEFDDSSEGDQPGDQR; from the coding sequence ATGCAACGACGGCAGCTGCTTCTTTGCGGTGGTCAAGCGGCAGCGGCAGCGGCAAGCGCCGCAGCTTTGAGTGCCTGCACGATCCGCCGAGCGGAAGAGTCGCGCGCCAGCGGCCTACCCCAAGTGCGCTGGCGCATGGCCACCAGCTGGCCCATCTCCCTCGACACCATCTATGGAGGTGCCGTCACCATCTGCCAACGCGTTGAGGAGATGAGTGGTGGAGCGTTCCGGATTGAACCTTTTGCAGCCGGCGAAATCGTCCCCGGCCTGGAGGTACTGGATGCCGTTCAAGCGCGTTCCGTTGAATGCGGCCACACCGCCAGCTACTACTACATCGGAAAAAATCCAGCCTTTGCCTTTGGGACGGCCGTGCCATTCGGCTTGTCTGCCCAACAGCAAAACACCTGGCTGTATTACGGCGGCGGCAACGAGGACATGAATGCCCTGTTTGCCGATTTCGGAACCATGAGTTTGCCAGCTGGAAACACCGGCGGGCAACTGGGAGGTTGGTTTAAAAAACCGATCCAAAACCTGGCATCCCTTCAGGGCTTGAAGATGCGCATCCCCGGGCTAGGTGGAAAGGTGATGGCCAAATTGGGCGTCAATGTTCAGGTGCTTCCTGGTGGAGAGATTTACCTGGCTTTAGAGCGGGGCACGATCGATGCCGCCGAATTCACCGGCCCCTATGACGATGAAAAGCTTGGGTTAGCCAAAGCCGCGAAACACTATTACTACCCCGGTTGGTGGGAGCCAGGGCCAACACTGATGGCGCTGGTCAACCGCAAAGCCTGGTCGGACCTCCCGAAGGAGTATCAAGCCATGTTCAGCACGGCCTGTTACGAAGCAAACCTGGGAATGTTGAGCGATTACGAATGGCGTAACAGCGAAGCCTTGCAACGCATCACCCGCCAAGGCATCAAGCTCGAGCGCTACAGCGATGACATCCTCAAAGCCGCTCGCAGCGCAAGCGCAGAGATTTTTCAAGAGCTCGCGGATGCCGACGCAGGATTTAAAGCTTTGCTCGAGCGCTGGCGCTTGTTCCGCCGAGACACCAGAAGGTGGAACAACATCAATGAATTACCTCTCGCTGAATTTGATGACAGCAGCGAAGGAGATCAACCAGGAGACCAGAGATGA
- a CDS encoding TRAP transporter small permease subunit, which translates to MNGRFAGLVRAIDGLNAAAAWIARWAVLLMLAIGFWNVVGRYVGSAIGINLSSNGLIEAQWYLFALIFLLGLGWTLQKGGHVHVDVLQSRWSPRRRDRQELSSLLLLLLPFAFGVMALSIAPALRAWSIGEMSPDPGGLPRTWLKTLIPVGFLLLGLQGVAEALRLRWKLMHRDERSDGQQPAEGGPDL; encoded by the coding sequence ATGAACGGTCGCTTTGCAGGTCTCGTGCGCGCGATCGACGGGCTGAATGCCGCTGCGGCCTGGATAGCGCGCTGGGCAGTGTTGCTGATGCTCGCGATCGGCTTCTGGAATGTGGTGGGGCGGTATGTGGGATCAGCGATCGGAATCAACCTCAGCAGCAATGGCCTGATCGAAGCCCAGTGGTATTTGTTTGCCCTGATTTTTCTACTCGGACTGGGCTGGACGCTGCAAAAAGGCGGCCACGTTCACGTTGATGTCCTTCAAAGCCGTTGGAGCCCCCGCCGCCGGGATCGCCAAGAACTGAGTTCACTTCTGCTGCTGTTGCTGCCCTTCGCCTTTGGCGTCATGGCCCTATCGATCGCACCGGCACTACGCGCTTGGAGCATTGGAGAAATGTCTCCCGATCCGGGTGGCTTACCCCGCACATGGTTAAAGACTCTGATTCCAGTGGGGTTTCTGTTGCTGGGCCTCCAAGGAGTGGCGGAAGCCTTGCGGCTGCGCTGGAAGCTGATGCATAGGGATGAGCGATCCGATGGTCAGCAACCAGCGGAGGGAGGCCCGGACCTGTGA
- a CDS encoding TRAP transporter large permease subunit, which yields MGWVLSFDPSAVLAPGMFLALIVTLLSGFPVAFCLGGIGVIFALFGMLSGEIEPQFVSALPQRILGIMGNFTLLAIPAFVFMGSMLESSGIAERLLESMGRVLGRVRGGLALAVVLVGSLLAATTGVVAATVTTMGMISLPAMLKAGYDKTLATGVIVASGTLGQIIPPSIVLVVLGDQLGISVGDLFMGALLPGLLIAAVFAIYVLVISALKPELAPQLPQAELGATQPLQLVQSMLPPLSLILIVLGSIFFGIATPTEAGVIGAVGAILLAALNGGFSRKQLSKVCESTMRTTAMVMAILLGSTAFSLVFRGIGGDQLIADVLLNLPGGRVGFLVFSMLIIFLLGFFIDFFEIAFIAVPLLLPAARQLLGPDALIWFGVMIGANLQTSFLTPPFGFALFYLRGVAPKEVKTRDIYRGALPFVGLQVAVLTLIIAVPGLVDWLPRLTAAMTPGPLA from the coding sequence ATGGGTTGGGTGCTGAGTTTCGACCCCTCAGCGGTGCTCGCACCCGGGATGTTTCTGGCCCTGATCGTGACCCTGCTGAGCGGATTCCCAGTGGCTTTCTGCCTGGGAGGCATCGGCGTGATTTTCGCGCTGTTTGGGATGCTCAGCGGCGAAATCGAACCTCAATTCGTGAGTGCGCTTCCCCAACGGATTTTGGGAATCATGGGCAACTTCACGTTGCTGGCGATCCCCGCTTTCGTGTTTATGGGGTCGATGCTGGAAAGCTCAGGGATCGCCGAACGCTTGCTGGAGAGCATGGGTCGCGTGCTGGGACGCGTCCGCGGCGGACTGGCCCTCGCCGTGGTGCTGGTTGGCTCACTGCTTGCCGCCACCACCGGTGTGGTCGCGGCAACGGTCACAACAATGGGAATGATTTCTCTGCCGGCCATGTTGAAGGCTGGCTACGACAAAACGCTGGCCACGGGCGTGATCGTGGCATCGGGAACCCTGGGGCAGATCATCCCTCCCAGCATCGTGCTCGTCGTCCTCGGCGATCAGCTGGGAATCTCGGTTGGAGACCTCTTCATGGGCGCCTTGCTTCCTGGCCTGTTGATAGCGGCGGTGTTTGCGATCTATGTGCTGGTCATCAGTGCACTCAAGCCCGAACTCGCCCCCCAACTGCCTCAGGCTGAACTGGGCGCCACCCAGCCGCTGCAGCTGGTGCAATCGATGCTGCCGCCTTTGTCCTTAATCCTGATCGTGCTGGGGAGCATCTTTTTCGGCATCGCCACCCCAACGGAAGCGGGCGTGATTGGTGCGGTAGGCGCAATCCTTCTGGCCGCTCTCAATGGAGGCTTCAGCCGCAAGCAACTCTCCAAGGTGTGCGAAAGCACGATGAGAACTACGGCCATGGTGATGGCCATCCTGCTGGGATCCACCGCCTTCAGTCTTGTCTTCCGCGGCATCGGCGGCGATCAACTCATTGCTGACGTGCTCCTCAACCTCCCGGGAGGTCGGGTTGGATTCCTGGTGTTCAGCATGCTGATCATCTTTTTGCTCGGCTTCTTCATCGATTTCTTTGAAATCGCATTCATTGCAGTGCCGTTGCTTTTACCAGCAGCGCGGCAGCTGCTGGGCCCCGATGCTCTGATCTGGTTTGGCGTGATGATCGGGGCCAATCTGCAAACGTCCTTTCTCACCCCACCCTTCGGATTCGCTCTCTTCTATCTCCGCGGCGTTGCACCCAAGGAGGTGAAAACCCGGGATATCTATCGGGGGGCCTTGCCTTTTGTTGGCTTGCAGGTGGCCGTTTTGACTTTGATCATCGCCGTTCCAGGATTAGTGGACTGGTTACCTCGCCTTACAGCTGCGATGACACCTGGACCATTGGCCTGA
- a CDS encoding diflavin flavoprotein yields MATSSLKPSVTASSTSPRLTLQSEVIAADSSTIRSLDWERSRFDIEFGLRNGTTYNAFLVRGERTALIDTSHAKFRDTWLPLLKEQIDPKQIDYLIVSHTEPDHSGLIGDLIDLNPEIEIVGSKVAIQFLNDQVHRPFRSRAVKSGEELDLGINPESGVQHRFEFLSAPNLHWPDTIFSFDHGSGILYTCDAFGLHYCSEEVFDSDPGAIAPDFRFYYDCLMGPNARSVLQALKRMDGLPEINTIAVGHGPLLRHHLSHWINDYREWSGQRNKGESYAAVCYLSQYGFSDRLSQAIAHGIGKTDAQVQLIDLRATDAQELTALISDAKAVVVPTWPASPDAELQSSIGTLLAALHGKQLVGVYDAFGGDDEPIDSVAGQLRSQGQKEAFSPLRIRQLPQGGDYQRCEESGTDLGQLLTRDKTIAAMKSLDGDLDKALGRLSGGLYVVTASQGDGDSLRRSAMVASWVSQASFTPPGITVAVAKDRAIEALMQVGDQFVLNILREDNHQQLLRHFLKRFPPGADRFAGINVLEEEAEGGPVLGDALAYLGCRVEQRMEGPDHWVIYAVVEQGNVADANAITAVHHRKVGNHY; encoded by the coding sequence ATGGCCACCTCCAGCTTGAAGCCATCAGTGACTGCATCCAGCACCAGTCCGAGGCTCACCCTGCAATCGGAAGTGATTGCTGCTGACAGCAGCACGATTCGTTCCCTCGACTGGGAGCGAAGTCGTTTTGATATTGAATTTGGCCTGCGCAACGGCACCACCTACAACGCGTTTCTGGTGCGGGGTGAACGCACCGCCCTGATTGATACGAGTCACGCCAAATTTCGCGACACCTGGTTGCCGCTCTTAAAGGAGCAAATCGATCCCAAACAGATCGATTACCTGATCGTGAGCCATACCGAACCAGACCACTCAGGGCTGATTGGCGACCTGATTGACCTAAACCCTGAGATCGAAATTGTTGGATCGAAGGTGGCGATTCAATTCCTAAACGACCAGGTCCATCGTCCGTTCCGCTCTCGAGCCGTCAAAAGCGGAGAAGAGCTCGATCTCGGCATCAATCCTGAGAGCGGCGTGCAGCATCGCTTTGAGTTTTTAAGCGCACCCAACCTGCACTGGCCAGACACGATTTTTTCGTTTGATCACGGCAGTGGGATTCTCTACACCTGCGATGCCTTTGGGCTGCACTACTGCTCAGAAGAGGTCTTTGACAGCGACCCTGGCGCCATTGCACCGGATTTCCGCTTCTACTACGACTGCTTGATGGGGCCCAATGCCCGCAGCGTGCTTCAAGCCCTCAAGCGTATGGATGGGCTGCCCGAGATCAACACGATCGCAGTGGGTCATGGCCCTTTGCTTCGCCACCACCTCAGCCACTGGATCAACGATTACCGCGAATGGAGCGGGCAACGCAATAAGGGCGAAAGTTACGCAGCGGTCTGTTATTTGAGCCAATACGGCTTCTCTGATCGCCTAAGTCAGGCGATTGCCCACGGCATCGGCAAAACCGACGCCCAGGTTCAGCTGATCGACCTGCGCGCCACCGACGCCCAAGAGCTCACAGCCCTGATCAGTGACGCCAAAGCTGTGGTGGTTCCCACCTGGCCAGCAAGCCCTGATGCTGAACTACAAAGCAGCATCGGCACGTTGTTGGCTGCCTTGCATGGCAAACAGCTCGTGGGGGTCTACGACGCCTTTGGTGGAGATGATGAGCCGATCGATTCGGTGGCCGGACAGCTCCGCAGCCAGGGACAAAAAGAGGCCTTTTCCCCCCTCCGCATTCGCCAGCTTCCTCAAGGTGGCGACTACCAGCGCTGCGAAGAATCAGGCACCGACCTGGGCCAACTCTTAACGCGCGACAAAACGATCGCAGCCATGAAAAGTCTGGACGGCGATCTCGACAAAGCGCTTGGCCGTCTCAGCGGTGGGCTTTATGTGGTTACTGCCAGCCAGGGCGATGGCGACAGCCTGCGCCGTAGCGCGATGGTGGCGAGCTGGGTCAGTCAGGCCAGTTTCACGCCACCAGGCATCACCGTGGCCGTGGCCAAGGACAGGGCCATCGAGGCTCTGATGCAGGTTGGCGACCAATTTGTGCTGAATATTCTCCGAGAGGACAACCATCAACAACTTCTCAGACATTTTCTTAAACGCTTCCCACCGGGCGCCGACCGTTTCGCAGGCATCAATGTGCTGGAGGAGGAGGCCGAAGGCGGTCCCGTCCTCGGAGACGCACTGGCCTACCTCGGCTGTCGCGTAGAACAACGCATGGAAGGCCCCGATCACTGGGTGATCTATGCCGTGGTGGAACAGGGGAATGTCGCTGACGCCAATGCCATCACTGCCGTCCATCACCGCAAAGTCGGGAACCACTACTAA